One segment of Formicincola oecophyllae DNA contains the following:
- a CDS encoding arsenic transporter — MLALVLFIITLALVITQPRGLGIGWSALGGAVAALLCGVITLQDIPVVWHIVWDATFTFVALIIISLILDEAGFFQWCALHVARWGRGRGALLFPLVVLMGAAMAALFANDGAALLLTPIVMALSERLRLQRAAALAFIMATGFVADTTSLPLVISNLVNIVSAGFFNVPFGAYAAAMVPVDMVALGATMGVLWLCWRKHIPATYRLAHLPSPASAMRDEGVFKAAFPLLGLVLTAYFITAPFHVPVCVVSGLAALALTLVAWRGGKVPVRLLLAKAPWQIVLFSLGMYLVVYGLRNAGLTGELATLLAWLGQHGALAATMGTGFLAAVMSSLMNNMPSTLVGALAIQQTPGLSAPVHDMMVYANVIGCDLGPKFTPVGSLATLLWLHVLASRDVRISWWDYMKAGFVMTPPVLAAALLALRWWVPLVR, encoded by the coding sequence ATGCTGGCGCTGGTACTGTTCATCATCACCTTAGCACTGGTCATCACGCAGCCCCGTGGGCTTGGCATTGGCTGGAGCGCCCTTGGGGGCGCTGTGGCAGCGCTTCTCTGCGGGGTCATCACCCTGCAGGACATTCCTGTGGTGTGGCACATCGTCTGGGACGCCACGTTCACTTTCGTGGCTTTGATTATTATTTCGCTTATTTTGGATGAGGCTGGGTTTTTCCAGTGGTGCGCCCTTCATGTGGCGCGCTGGGGGCGTGGCCGTGGGGCGTTGCTCTTCCCCCTGGTGGTGCTGATGGGGGCAGCCATGGCTGCCCTGTTCGCTAATGACGGTGCGGCCCTCCTCCTCACCCCCATTGTGATGGCCCTTTCAGAACGCTTGCGCCTGCAGCGGGCGGCGGCTTTGGCCTTCATCATGGCAACGGGTTTCGTGGCGGACACCACCAGCCTGCCCCTTGTGATCTCCAACCTGGTCAACATCGTCAGCGCTGGCTTTTTCAACGTGCCTTTTGGGGCTTACGCCGCCGCCATGGTTCCTGTGGACATGGTGGCCCTGGGCGCCACCATGGGGGTTTTATGGCTGTGCTGGCGTAAGCATATTCCAGCCACCTACCGCTTGGCGCACTTGCCATCCCCCGCAAGCGCCATGCGTGATGAGGGGGTGTTCAAAGCGGCTTTCCCCCTGCTGGGGCTTGTTTTGACGGCCTATTTCATCACAGCGCCTTTCCATGTGCCTGTCTGCGTGGTGAGCGGCCTAGCGGCCCTCGCCCTGACCCTGGTGGCGTGGCGCGGCGGCAAAGTGCCTGTCAGGCTCCTCCTGGCCAAGGCGCCTTGGCAGATCGTGCTGTTCTCGCTGGGGATGTACCTGGTGGTTTATGGCTTGCGCAACGCCGGGCTGACGGGGGAACTGGCTACCCTCCTGGCATGGCTGGGGCAGCATGGGGCTTTGGCTGCCACCATGGGGACGGGTTTCCTGGCCGCTGTGATGTCATCGCTGATGAACAATATGCCAAGCACCCTGGTGGGGGCGCTTGCTATTCAGCAAACGCCAGGGCTGAGCGCGCCTGTGCATGACATGATGGTTTACGCCAATGTTATTGGCTGCGACCTGGGGCCTAAATTCACCCCTGTGGGCAGTTTGGCGACATTGCTGTGGCTTCATGTGCTGGCCAGCCGTGATGTGCGCATCAGCTGGTGGGATTACATGAAGGCGGGCTTTGTGATGACGCCGCCCGTTTTGGCAGCGGCCCTTCTGGCATTGCGCTGGTGGGTCCCCTTGGTGCGCTGA
- a CDS encoding cation:proton antiporter domain-containing protein, with amino-acid sequence METELAAILLTLAFLLLLVSMVQPLARKIRIPDTVLIALLGIGLGSAAAAVTSSLGLDLFEGPAEALMSFPINSEGFLFIFLPLLVFQGALDIDVRSLAHETGTVLGLAIVAVVVSTATIGLALYPCAGQPLAVCLLLGAIVATTDPSAVAGIFREIGAASRLSRLVEGEALLNDAAAIAIFTILLAAITAHHQVQLGDAVLDFAEEFAGAMIVGFSAARLFLWMASALGGFPAAQISLTVVLPYCVYILCDEVFGFSGVVATAAAGLTVSAYGSSTFRPQVWRFLHQMWHQMVFWAGSLVFILAALMVPRLLMGMTRWDVVLILIASGAGLAARALVVFGFLPLLSAARLTPPVPGRFRVTMVWGGLRGAITLALALAVTENPHVDGDVAHFIGIIATGFVLVTLLVNGTTLRTLVIWLKLDKLSPIDEAMRNQIIAIGLGTVAVKVSALSDELGFSARTRAGVVGQIERRIARERAANRFEAALTERNRVTVALITIANQERSLLLDLFKVHGLSSRRVMEVLLRTAEAMVDGARLEGRHGYAKARKKRLRPTLRFRLAVALHEQFNIDRPLMFCMMERFEMLIITHLVSTSLMRFVRQRMEPTLGKRMTEIVFELLHRQRRLIDDALQVLRFHYAGYADALESRILRQIALHQEEEEYALLERENLISAELHRELRRWIETMRHRLAEPLRFNLRSGIEQRLRTFLAFNGIPDSAIQEMAHRVSICFLSPGEHLFRAKQKVHTVYALVSGTVEGELDGKRFSYQAGDLVGACSLLEGEPMSATVRSSQFAHLLAIPGPLFRILVMRYPIIARQVLKMIHQKGLAENFTLTAGPESPQQALAGAQKAA; translated from the coding sequence ATGGAAACAGAGCTTGCAGCCATTTTGCTGACACTGGCCTTCCTGCTGCTTCTGGTCAGCATGGTGCAGCCCCTGGCACGCAAAATCCGCATCCCTGACACCGTCCTCATCGCGCTTTTGGGCATCGGCCTGGGGTCGGCTGCGGCCGCCGTCACCTCATCGCTGGGGCTGGACCTGTTTGAAGGGCCCGCTGAAGCGCTGATGTCCTTTCCCATCAACAGCGAAGGGTTCCTGTTCATTTTCCTGCCGCTGCTGGTGTTCCAGGGCGCGCTGGACATTGATGTCCGCAGCCTTGCCCATGAGACGGGCACTGTCTTGGGGCTGGCCATCGTGGCTGTTGTGGTCTCCACCGCCACCATTGGGCTGGCGCTTTACCCCTGCGCAGGCCAGCCCTTGGCTGTGTGCCTTTTGCTGGGGGCGATCGTAGCCACGACAGACCCTTCAGCGGTGGCGGGAATATTCCGTGAGATCGGGGCTGCCTCACGCCTCTCCCGCTTAGTGGAGGGGGAGGCGCTCCTTAATGACGCGGCCGCCATCGCCATTTTCACCATCCTTCTGGCCGCCATCACCGCCCACCACCAAGTGCAGCTTGGCGATGCCGTCCTGGACTTCGCTGAAGAGTTCGCCGGCGCCATGATCGTTGGTTTCTCAGCAGCGCGCCTGTTCTTATGGATGGCCTCCGCCCTGGGTGGGTTCCCAGCAGCGCAGATAAGCCTCACCGTTGTTCTGCCTTACTGTGTCTATATCCTGTGTGATGAGGTCTTCGGGTTTTCAGGCGTTGTGGCGACCGCAGCAGCAGGGCTGACGGTCTCCGCCTATGGCTCCTCCACCTTCAGGCCGCAGGTGTGGCGCTTCCTGCACCAGATGTGGCACCAAATGGTGTTCTGGGCTGGCAGCCTGGTGTTCATCCTCGCAGCCCTGATGGTGCCGCGCCTGCTGATGGGCATGACGCGCTGGGACGTTGTGCTTATCCTCATCGCCTCTGGCGCTGGGTTGGCAGCGCGCGCCCTGGTGGTGTTCGGCTTCCTGCCGCTGCTGAGCGCAGCGCGCCTGACCCCCCCTGTACCGGGGCGGTTCCGCGTGACCATGGTCTGGGGCGGGCTGCGCGGCGCCATCACGCTGGCGCTGGCGCTGGCGGTGACGGAAAACCCCCATGTGGATGGCGACGTTGCCCATTTCATCGGCATCATCGCTACGGGGTTCGTCCTCGTGACCCTTCTGGTCAACGGCACAACGCTGCGCACGCTGGTCATATGGCTGAAGCTTGACAAGCTCTCCCCCATTGATGAAGCCATGCGCAACCAAATCATCGCCATTGGCCTTGGCACAGTGGCGGTGAAGGTCAGCGCCCTTTCAGACGAGCTCGGCTTCTCCGCCCGTACAAGGGCGGGGGTGGTAGGCCAGATTGAGCGCCGCATTGCGCGTGAACGCGCAGCCAACCGCTTTGAGGCCGCCTTGACTGAACGCAACCGCGTGACAGTGGCGCTCATCACCATCGCCAACCAGGAACGCTCCCTCCTGCTTGACCTCTTCAAGGTGCACGGCCTCTCCAGCCGCCGTGTGATGGAAGTGCTTTTGCGCACAGCTGAAGCCATGGTGGACGGTGCCCGTCTGGAGGGGCGCCATGGCTATGCCAAGGCCCGCAAAAAGCGCCTGCGCCCCACGCTGCGCTTCCGCCTAGCTGTAGCGCTGCATGAGCAGTTCAATATCGACCGGCCCTTGATGTTCTGCATGATGGAGCGCTTTGAGATGCTCATCATCACCCACCTTGTCTCCACATCGCTTATGCGGTTCGTGCGCCAGCGCATGGAGCCAACGCTGGGCAAGCGCATGACGGAAATCGTGTTTGAGCTCCTCCACAGGCAGCGGCGACTGATTGACGATGCCCTCCAGGTGCTGCGCTTCCATTACGCAGGCTACGCTGACGCGCTTGAAAGCCGCATCCTGCGCCAAATCGCCCTCCACCAGGAGGAGGAGGAATACGCCCTCCTGGAGCGGGAGAACCTCATCTCAGCCGAGCTTCACAGGGAGCTGCGGCGTTGGATCGAAACCATGCGCCACCGCTTGGCGGAGCCGTTGCGCTTCAACCTGCGCAGCGGGATTGAACAGCGCCTGCGCACCTTCCTGGCTTTTAACGGCATTCCTGACAGCGCCATCCAGGAAATGGCCCACAGGGTCTCCATCTGCTTCCTCTCCCCTGGGGAGCACCTGTTCCGCGCCAAGCAGAAGGTGCACACGGTCTATGCGCTCGTCAGCGGCACGGTGGAGGGGGAGCTTGACGGCAAGCGTTTCTCCTACCAGGCAGGCGACCTCGTTGGCGCGTGCAGCCTGCTGGAGGGGGAACCGATGAGTGCTACCGTGCGTTCATCACAGTTCGCGCATTTGCTGGCCATACCGGGGCCTTTGTTCCGCATTCTGGTCATGCGTTACCCTATCATCGCGCGCCAAGTGCTGAAAATGATCCACCAGAAAGGCCTAGCAGAAAATTTCACCCTCACCGCTGGCCCTGAATCCCCCCAGCAGGCGCTGGCTGGCGCCCAGAAGGCAGCATAA
- a CDS encoding glutathione S-transferase family protein: MANQPGSSKEYHLITAPGTAGLAPHILLEMNYEMNGAAYQLTLINLREGDQKKPDFLKLNPLGRVPVLVLPNGDPMVESAAITMTLARSCPSMNLIPPTSNETQYAYWDQWLVFLTNSVQADLMIAKRPERLIPGTEPEQLAAQKAASAGATARVENYFNVIGEHLKDHGPYMLGDAISAPDIYLAMVCRWARELPKPPRTHQAIANLLDKIDALPAVKAVLKQEGLEGPLA; this comes from the coding sequence ATGGCCAACCAGCCCGGCTCTTCCAAAGAATATCACCTCATCACAGCGCCAGGCACGGCGGGCCTCGCCCCCCACATCCTTCTGGAGATGAACTACGAGATGAACGGCGCAGCCTACCAGCTCACGCTCATCAACCTGCGCGAAGGCGACCAGAAGAAGCCTGACTTCCTCAAGCTCAACCCTTTGGGGCGCGTACCTGTTTTGGTGCTGCCTAATGGCGACCCCATGGTTGAATCAGCTGCCATCACTATGACGCTGGCCCGCTCATGCCCCAGCATGAACCTCATCCCCCCCACCAGCAACGAGACCCAGTACGCTTATTGGGACCAGTGGCTGGTGTTCCTGACCAACTCCGTTCAAGCGGACTTGATGATCGCCAAACGCCCTGAGCGCCTCATCCCCGGCACGGAGCCAGAGCAGCTGGCAGCCCAGAAGGCGGCCTCCGCTGGGGCCACAGCGCGGGTGGAGAACTACTTCAACGTGATTGGCGAGCATTTGAAGGACCATGGTCCTTACATGCTGGGGGACGCGATTTCAGCGCCGGACATCTACCTGGCCATGGTGTGCCGCTGGGCGCGTGAGCTGCCCAAGCCCCCCCGCACCCATCAGGCCATCGCCAACCTGCTGGACAAAATTGACGCTTTGCCAGCGGTGAAGGCGGTCCTCAAGCAGGAAGGCCTCGAAGGCCCCCTGGCTTGA
- a CDS encoding ArsR/SmtB family transcription factor: MDMENALQALKALSQRTRMTIFRLLVAHEPTGLPVGVLAEQLRQPQNTISTHLAILARAGLVAAQRQGRLRFYRACLPKLQALTGFMLEECCTQHPGQCSASATLATHPCAPPPSTC; the protein is encoded by the coding sequence ATGGATATGGAAAACGCTCTTCAAGCGCTGAAAGCACTTTCACAACGCACGCGCATGACTATCTTCCGCCTGCTGGTGGCGCATGAACCAACTGGCCTGCCCGTTGGGGTCCTTGCAGAGCAACTGCGCCAGCCCCAGAACACCATTTCCACCCATCTGGCCATTCTGGCCCGTGCAGGCCTGGTGGCTGCCCAGCGCCAAGGGCGGCTGCGCTTTTACCGCGCCTGCCTACCCAAGCTGCAGGCGTTAACGGGCTTCATGCTGGAAGAATGCTGCACGCAGCACCCAGGGCAGTGCAGCGCCAGCGCCACGCTGGCCACACACCCCTGCGCCCCCCCTCCCTCTACCTGTTGA